Proteins co-encoded in one Odontesthes bonariensis isolate fOdoBon6 chromosome 24, fOdoBon6.hap1, whole genome shotgun sequence genomic window:
- the abracl gene encoding costars family protein ABRACL — protein MNVSHEIGLLVEEIQRLGSKNANGQTSVTFGVLFNDDRCANIFEALVGTLKAAKKRKIIDFHSELLLQGVHDNVEIILLQE, from the exons ATGAATGTCTCACATGAAATAGGCTTGCTGGTAGAGGAGATTCAGCGACTTGGCAGTAAAA ATGCCAACGGTCAAACTAGCGTGACGTTTGGGGTCTTATTTAACGACGACCGCTGTGCCAATATCTTCGAGGCGTTAGTGGGCACCTTGAAGGCAGCCAAGAAGAGGAAAATCATCGACTTCCACAGCGAGCTGCTTCTGCAGGGCGTCCACGACAACGTTGAAATCATCCTGCTGCAAGAATGA
- the reps1 gene encoding ralBP1-associated Eps domain-containing protein 1 isoform X2 — protein sequence MESLTLSDVEQKYYSELFVYCDTDNTKKVASNGRVLDLFRAAQLPSEVVLQITELCGATRLGHFGRSQFYIALKLIAIAQSGLPLRVESLNSVKDLPLPRFVVGKNEAEARHAALYQDTDSQGMYPAPGAAVIPRPPGRVHQNKKCPPSSTSHPVHEVIQPLAPSIEPQPEPTSPVVSPHQSPPTSPHSWRKHKRQHSGGNADRQPVVAATGAVWTQFREPQTGPVTGDGMWSSHSPPPPSQESWVSFTADTPPSSTLPAMHPSSVQESTTIRTVASAATTNEIQRQSSSYDDPWKITDEQRQYYINQFKTIQPDLTGFIPGSAAKEFFTKSKLPILELSHIWELSDFDKDGALTLDEFCAAFHLVVARKNGYDLPEKLPESLMPKLIDLDDSAEVPEPTADGGYSASPVEVTPSKSPSMPSLNQAWPEMNQNSEQWETFSERSSSSQTLTQFDSNIAPADPDTAIVHPVPIRMTPSKIHMQEMELKRTGSDHNHPTSPLLVKPPELSEEAKMPASMKFVAANTAADGYSSSDSFTSDQEPITRQRSQSGTSPEALKVVAPPPPPPRPHPSHSRSSSLDMNRTFAATSTTGQPQPSTIAFPPAVPPRPLPTQTSAPLTGHRVEAEAVPGGGAVLTTTSPQQIPQQPNFADFSQFQAFAASEQPSSLPEVDKHSEAGQVEKTSEGAGPLRTVKSDGPADERTSATVNSTKGSSGPLAPPPKPVRRRLKSEDELRPEDEQHGPQKSSIIAAVLATQPSIPRSVGKDKKAIQASIRRNKETNTVLARLNSELQQQLKDLLEERISLEVQLEQLRPFSHL from the exons ATGGAAAGTCTAACGCTGAGTGATGTCGAGCAGAAATATTATTCGGAATTGTTCGTATACTGCGACACGGACAACACCAAAAAAGTGGCTTCCAATGGGAGAGTTCTTGACCTTTTCCGGGCGGCCCAGCTACCCAGCGAAGTTGTCCTGCAG ATCACAGAGCTATGTGGAGCCACTCGGCTGGGCCACTTCGGACGGAGCCAGTTCTACATTGCTCTGAAGCTTATTGCCATCGCCCAGTCTGGGCTACCCCTAAGGGTGGAAAGCCTCAACTCGG TCAAAGATCTGCCGCTGCCCAGGTTCGTGGTGGGGAAGAACGAAGCCGAAGCGAGACACGCAGCACTGTACCAGGATACAGACAGCCAGGGCATGTACCCAGCTCCTGGAGCTGCAGTAATACCCAGGCCACCAGGCAGGGTTCACCAGAACAAGAAATGTCCCCCTTCATCCACCTCACATCCTGTCCATGAAGTCATCCAACCCCTGGCACCCAGCATAGAACCACAG CCCGAACCGACGTCCCCGGTTGTCTCGCCTCACCAGTCTCCCCCCACCTCCCCTCACTCCTGGAGGAAACACAAGCGACAGCATAGCGGCGGAAACGCAGACAGGCAACCGGTGGTGGCTGCAACTGGAGCTGTGTGGACGCAGTTCAGAGAACCACAGACAG GTCCTGTCACCGGTGATGGCATGTGGTCGTCACACTCGCCGCCTCCTCCAAGTCAGGAAAGTTGGGTCAGTTTCACAGCAGACACCCCTCCCTCCAGCACACTCCCAGCAATGCACCCCTCATCAGTCCAG GAAAGCACAACGATACGAACCGTGGCGTCGGCTGCAACAACCAATGAGATCCAGCGACAGTCCAGCAGCTATGATGATCCTTGGAAGATCACAGATGAGCAGAGACAGTATTACATTAACCAGTTTAAAACCATTCAGCCTGACCTCACTGGTTTCATACCTG GGTCAGCGGCAAAAGAGTTCTTCACCAAATCAAAGCTACCGATCTTAGAGTTGTCACATATTTG GGAGCTGTCAGACTTTGATAAAGACGGAGCGCTGACCCTGGACGAGTTCTGCGCGGCCTTTCacctggttgtggccagaaagaATGGCTACGACCTCCCAGAGAAGCTGCCTGAGAGCCTGATGCCAAAGCTGATTGACCTGGATGATTCAGCAG AAGTCCCGGAGCCGACTGCTGATGGTGGGTACTCTGCGTCGCCGGTGGAGGTCACCCCCAGCAAGTCCCCCTCTATGCCTTCACTCAACCAGGCGTGGCCAGAGATGAACCAGAACAGCGAG CAGTGGGAGACGTTTAGCGAGCGCTCCTCCAGCTCACAAACTCTGACCCAATTTGACTCTAACATTGCACCAGCTGACCCT GACACGGCCATCGTCCACCCAGTGCCCATCCGGATGACGCCCAGTAAGATCCACATGcaggagatggagctgaagaggACTGGCAGTG ACCACAATCACCCTACCAGTCCTCTGCTTGTGAAACCTCCAGAGCTCTCTGAAGAAGCCAAAATGCCTGCTTCCATGAAGTTTGTAGCTGCCAACACTGCGG CTGATGGTTACAGCAGTTCAGATTCCTTCACCTCAGACCAGGAACCAATCACCAGGCAAAG GTCTCAGTCGGGTACGTCTCCAGAGGCTCTAAAGGTGGTAGCTCCACCTCCGCCTCCTCCCCGCCCACATCCCTCCCACTCTCGCTCCTCGTCCCTGGACATGAATCGCACCTTCGCAGCCACATCCACTACAGGGCAACCGCAACCCTCTACGATAGCGTTCCCTCCTGCAGTGCCTCCTCGACCACTACCCACACAG ACATCAGCACCACTCACAGGGCACCGTGTGGAAGCTGAAGCTGTACCTGGAGGCGGGGCGGTGCTCACCACAACCTCCCCCCAGCAGATTCCTCAGCAGCCCAACTTCGCAGACTTCAGCCAGTTTCAGGCCTTTGCTGCCTCTGAACAGCCGTCCAGTCTGCCGGAGGTCGACAAACACAGCGAGGCAGGACAG GTGGAGAAAACATCAGAAGGTGCCGGCCCTTTAAGAACAGTCAAGAGTGATGGTCCAGCAGATGAGAGAACTTCAGCTACAGTCAACTCT ACCAAGGGCTCATCGGGCCCACTGGCTCCGCCACCAAAACCTGTTCGTCGGAGGTTGAAGTCTGAAGACGAGCTACGACCGGAGGATGAGCAGCACGGTCCGCAGAAATCCAGCATCATAGCTGCCGTCCTGGCCACTCAGCCCTCCATCCCCAG gtCGGTCGGAAAGGACAAAAAGGCAATTCAAGCTTCAATTAGAAGAAACAAGGAGACGAACACGGTCTTGGCGCGACTAAACAGTGAACTACAGCAACAGCTGAAG GACCTGCTTGAGGAGAGGATATCTCTGGAAGTCCAGCTGGAGCAGCTCAGACCTTTCTCCCACCTTTAA
- the reps1 gene encoding ralBP1-associated Eps domain-containing protein 1 isoform X1 — protein sequence MESLTLSDVEQKYYSELFVYCDTDNTKKVASNGRVLDLFRAAQLPSEVVLQITELCGATRLGHFGRSQFYIALKLIAIAQSGLPLRVESLNSVKDLPLPRFVVGKNEAEARHAALYQDTDSQGMYPAPGAAVIPRPPGRVHQNKKCPPSSTSHPVHEVIQPLAPSIEPQPEPTSPVVSPHQSPPTSPHSWRKHKRQHSGGNADRQPVVAATGAVWTQFREPQTGPVTGDGMWSSHSPPPPSQESWVSFTADTPPSSTLPAMHPSSVQESTTIRTVASAATTNEIQRQSSSYDDPWKITDEQRQYYINQFKTIQPDLTGFIPGSAAKEFFTKSKLPILELSHIWELSDFDKDGALTLDEFCAAFHLVVARKNGYDLPEKLPESLMPKLIDLDDSAEVPEPTADGGYSASPVEVTPSKSPSMPSLNQAWPEMNQNSEQWETFSERSSSSQTLTQFDSNIAPADPDTAIVHPVPIRMTPSKIHMQEMELKRTGSDHNHPTSPLLVKPPELSEEAKMPASMKFVAANTAADGYSSSDSFTSDQEPITRQRSQSGTSPEALKVVAPPPPPPRPHPSHSRSSSLDMNRTFAATSTTGQPQPSTIAFPPAVPPRPLPTQTSAPLTGHRVEAEAVPGGGAVLTTTSPQQIPQQPNFADFSQFQAFAASEQPSSLPEVDKHSEAGQVEKTSEGAGPLRTVKSDGPADERTSATVNSQTKGSSGPLAPPPKPVRRRLKSEDELRPEDEQHGPQKSSIIAAVLATQPSIPRSVGKDKKAIQASIRRNKETNTVLARLNSELQQQLKDLLEERISLEVQLEQLRPFSHL from the exons ATGGAAAGTCTAACGCTGAGTGATGTCGAGCAGAAATATTATTCGGAATTGTTCGTATACTGCGACACGGACAACACCAAAAAAGTGGCTTCCAATGGGAGAGTTCTTGACCTTTTCCGGGCGGCCCAGCTACCCAGCGAAGTTGTCCTGCAG ATCACAGAGCTATGTGGAGCCACTCGGCTGGGCCACTTCGGACGGAGCCAGTTCTACATTGCTCTGAAGCTTATTGCCATCGCCCAGTCTGGGCTACCCCTAAGGGTGGAAAGCCTCAACTCGG TCAAAGATCTGCCGCTGCCCAGGTTCGTGGTGGGGAAGAACGAAGCCGAAGCGAGACACGCAGCACTGTACCAGGATACAGACAGCCAGGGCATGTACCCAGCTCCTGGAGCTGCAGTAATACCCAGGCCACCAGGCAGGGTTCACCAGAACAAGAAATGTCCCCCTTCATCCACCTCACATCCTGTCCATGAAGTCATCCAACCCCTGGCACCCAGCATAGAACCACAG CCCGAACCGACGTCCCCGGTTGTCTCGCCTCACCAGTCTCCCCCCACCTCCCCTCACTCCTGGAGGAAACACAAGCGACAGCATAGCGGCGGAAACGCAGACAGGCAACCGGTGGTGGCTGCAACTGGAGCTGTGTGGACGCAGTTCAGAGAACCACAGACAG GTCCTGTCACCGGTGATGGCATGTGGTCGTCACACTCGCCGCCTCCTCCAAGTCAGGAAAGTTGGGTCAGTTTCACAGCAGACACCCCTCCCTCCAGCACACTCCCAGCAATGCACCCCTCATCAGTCCAG GAAAGCACAACGATACGAACCGTGGCGTCGGCTGCAACAACCAATGAGATCCAGCGACAGTCCAGCAGCTATGATGATCCTTGGAAGATCACAGATGAGCAGAGACAGTATTACATTAACCAGTTTAAAACCATTCAGCCTGACCTCACTGGTTTCATACCTG GGTCAGCGGCAAAAGAGTTCTTCACCAAATCAAAGCTACCGATCTTAGAGTTGTCACATATTTG GGAGCTGTCAGACTTTGATAAAGACGGAGCGCTGACCCTGGACGAGTTCTGCGCGGCCTTTCacctggttgtggccagaaagaATGGCTACGACCTCCCAGAGAAGCTGCCTGAGAGCCTGATGCCAAAGCTGATTGACCTGGATGATTCAGCAG AAGTCCCGGAGCCGACTGCTGATGGTGGGTACTCTGCGTCGCCGGTGGAGGTCACCCCCAGCAAGTCCCCCTCTATGCCTTCACTCAACCAGGCGTGGCCAGAGATGAACCAGAACAGCGAG CAGTGGGAGACGTTTAGCGAGCGCTCCTCCAGCTCACAAACTCTGACCCAATTTGACTCTAACATTGCACCAGCTGACCCT GACACGGCCATCGTCCACCCAGTGCCCATCCGGATGACGCCCAGTAAGATCCACATGcaggagatggagctgaagaggACTGGCAGTG ACCACAATCACCCTACCAGTCCTCTGCTTGTGAAACCTCCAGAGCTCTCTGAAGAAGCCAAAATGCCTGCTTCCATGAAGTTTGTAGCTGCCAACACTGCGG CTGATGGTTACAGCAGTTCAGATTCCTTCACCTCAGACCAGGAACCAATCACCAGGCAAAG GTCTCAGTCGGGTACGTCTCCAGAGGCTCTAAAGGTGGTAGCTCCACCTCCGCCTCCTCCCCGCCCACATCCCTCCCACTCTCGCTCCTCGTCCCTGGACATGAATCGCACCTTCGCAGCCACATCCACTACAGGGCAACCGCAACCCTCTACGATAGCGTTCCCTCCTGCAGTGCCTCCTCGACCACTACCCACACAG ACATCAGCACCACTCACAGGGCACCGTGTGGAAGCTGAAGCTGTACCTGGAGGCGGGGCGGTGCTCACCACAACCTCCCCCCAGCAGATTCCTCAGCAGCCCAACTTCGCAGACTTCAGCCAGTTTCAGGCCTTTGCTGCCTCTGAACAGCCGTCCAGTCTGCCGGAGGTCGACAAACACAGCGAGGCAGGACAG GTGGAGAAAACATCAGAAGGTGCCGGCCCTTTAAGAACAGTCAAGAGTGATGGTCCAGCAGATGAGAGAACTTCAGCTACAGTCAACTCT CAGACCAAGGGCTCATCGGGCCCACTGGCTCCGCCACCAAAACCTGTTCGTCGGAGGTTGAAGTCTGAAGACGAGCTACGACCGGAGGATGAGCAGCACGGTCCGCAGAAATCCAGCATCATAGCTGCCGTCCTGGCCACTCAGCCCTCCATCCCCAG gtCGGTCGGAAAGGACAAAAAGGCAATTCAAGCTTCAATTAGAAGAAACAAGGAGACGAACACGGTCTTGGCGCGACTAAACAGTGAACTACAGCAACAGCTGAAG GACCTGCTTGAGGAGAGGATATCTCTGGAAGTCCAGCTGGAGCAGCTCAGACCTTTCTCCCACCTTTAA
- the reps1 gene encoding ralBP1-associated Eps domain-containing protein 1 isoform X4, with product MESLTLSDVEQKYYSELFVYCDTDNTKKVASNGRVLDLFRAAQLPSEVVLQITELCGATRLGHFGRSQFYIALKLIAIAQSGLPLRVESLNSVKDLPLPRFVVGKNEAEARHAALYQDTDSQGMYPAPGAAVIPRPPGRVHQNKKCPPSSTSHPVHEVIQPLAPSIEPQPEPTSPVVSPHQSPPTSPHSWRKHKRQHSGGNADRQPVVAATGAVWTQFREPQTGPVTGDGMWSSHSPPPPSQESWVSFTADTPPSSTLPAMHPSSVQESTTIRTVASAATTNEIQRQSSSYDDPWKITDEQRQYYINQFKTIQPDLTGFIPGSAAKEFFTKSKLPILELSHIWELSDFDKDGALTLDEFCAAFHLVVARKNGYDLPEKLPESLMPKLIDLDDSAEVPEPTADGGYSASPVEVTPSKSPSMPSLNQAWPEMNQNSEDTAIVHPVPIRMTPSKIHMQEMELKRTGSDHNHPTSPLLVKPPELSEEAKMPASMKFVAANTAADGYSSSDSFTSDQEPITRQRSQSGTSPEALKVVAPPPPPPRPHPSHSRSSSLDMNRTFAATSTTGQPQPSTIAFPPAVPPRPLPTQTSAPLTGHRVEAEAVPGGGAVLTTTSPQQIPQQPNFADFSQFQAFAASEQPSSLPEVDKHSEAGQVEKTSEGAGPLRTVKSDGPADERTSATVNSQTKGSSGPLAPPPKPVRRRLKSEDELRPEDEQHGPQKSSIIAAVLATQPSIPRSVGKDKKAIQASIRRNKETNTVLARLNSELQQQLKDLLEERISLEVQLEQLRPFSHL from the exons ATGGAAAGTCTAACGCTGAGTGATGTCGAGCAGAAATATTATTCGGAATTGTTCGTATACTGCGACACGGACAACACCAAAAAAGTGGCTTCCAATGGGAGAGTTCTTGACCTTTTCCGGGCGGCCCAGCTACCCAGCGAAGTTGTCCTGCAG ATCACAGAGCTATGTGGAGCCACTCGGCTGGGCCACTTCGGACGGAGCCAGTTCTACATTGCTCTGAAGCTTATTGCCATCGCCCAGTCTGGGCTACCCCTAAGGGTGGAAAGCCTCAACTCGG TCAAAGATCTGCCGCTGCCCAGGTTCGTGGTGGGGAAGAACGAAGCCGAAGCGAGACACGCAGCACTGTACCAGGATACAGACAGCCAGGGCATGTACCCAGCTCCTGGAGCTGCAGTAATACCCAGGCCACCAGGCAGGGTTCACCAGAACAAGAAATGTCCCCCTTCATCCACCTCACATCCTGTCCATGAAGTCATCCAACCCCTGGCACCCAGCATAGAACCACAG CCCGAACCGACGTCCCCGGTTGTCTCGCCTCACCAGTCTCCCCCCACCTCCCCTCACTCCTGGAGGAAACACAAGCGACAGCATAGCGGCGGAAACGCAGACAGGCAACCGGTGGTGGCTGCAACTGGAGCTGTGTGGACGCAGTTCAGAGAACCACAGACAG GTCCTGTCACCGGTGATGGCATGTGGTCGTCACACTCGCCGCCTCCTCCAAGTCAGGAAAGTTGGGTCAGTTTCACAGCAGACACCCCTCCCTCCAGCACACTCCCAGCAATGCACCCCTCATCAGTCCAG GAAAGCACAACGATACGAACCGTGGCGTCGGCTGCAACAACCAATGAGATCCAGCGACAGTCCAGCAGCTATGATGATCCTTGGAAGATCACAGATGAGCAGAGACAGTATTACATTAACCAGTTTAAAACCATTCAGCCTGACCTCACTGGTTTCATACCTG GGTCAGCGGCAAAAGAGTTCTTCACCAAATCAAAGCTACCGATCTTAGAGTTGTCACATATTTG GGAGCTGTCAGACTTTGATAAAGACGGAGCGCTGACCCTGGACGAGTTCTGCGCGGCCTTTCacctggttgtggccagaaagaATGGCTACGACCTCCCAGAGAAGCTGCCTGAGAGCCTGATGCCAAAGCTGATTGACCTGGATGATTCAGCAG AAGTCCCGGAGCCGACTGCTGATGGTGGGTACTCTGCGTCGCCGGTGGAGGTCACCCCCAGCAAGTCCCCCTCTATGCCTTCACTCAACCAGGCGTGGCCAGAGATGAACCAGAACAGCGAG GACACGGCCATCGTCCACCCAGTGCCCATCCGGATGACGCCCAGTAAGATCCACATGcaggagatggagctgaagaggACTGGCAGTG ACCACAATCACCCTACCAGTCCTCTGCTTGTGAAACCTCCAGAGCTCTCTGAAGAAGCCAAAATGCCTGCTTCCATGAAGTTTGTAGCTGCCAACACTGCGG CTGATGGTTACAGCAGTTCAGATTCCTTCACCTCAGACCAGGAACCAATCACCAGGCAAAG GTCTCAGTCGGGTACGTCTCCAGAGGCTCTAAAGGTGGTAGCTCCACCTCCGCCTCCTCCCCGCCCACATCCCTCCCACTCTCGCTCCTCGTCCCTGGACATGAATCGCACCTTCGCAGCCACATCCACTACAGGGCAACCGCAACCCTCTACGATAGCGTTCCCTCCTGCAGTGCCTCCTCGACCACTACCCACACAG ACATCAGCACCACTCACAGGGCACCGTGTGGAAGCTGAAGCTGTACCTGGAGGCGGGGCGGTGCTCACCACAACCTCCCCCCAGCAGATTCCTCAGCAGCCCAACTTCGCAGACTTCAGCCAGTTTCAGGCCTTTGCTGCCTCTGAACAGCCGTCCAGTCTGCCGGAGGTCGACAAACACAGCGAGGCAGGACAG GTGGAGAAAACATCAGAAGGTGCCGGCCCTTTAAGAACAGTCAAGAGTGATGGTCCAGCAGATGAGAGAACTTCAGCTACAGTCAACTCT CAGACCAAGGGCTCATCGGGCCCACTGGCTCCGCCACCAAAACCTGTTCGTCGGAGGTTGAAGTCTGAAGACGAGCTACGACCGGAGGATGAGCAGCACGGTCCGCAGAAATCCAGCATCATAGCTGCCGTCCTGGCCACTCAGCCCTCCATCCCCAG gtCGGTCGGAAAGGACAAAAAGGCAATTCAAGCTTCAATTAGAAGAAACAAGGAGACGAACACGGTCTTGGCGCGACTAAACAGTGAACTACAGCAACAGCTGAAG GACCTGCTTGAGGAGAGGATATCTCTGGAAGTCCAGCTGGAGCAGCTCAGACCTTTCTCCCACCTTTAA
- the reps1 gene encoding ralBP1-associated Eps domain-containing protein 1 isoform X3, giving the protein MESLTLSDVEQKYYSELFVYCDTDNTKKVASNGRVLDLFRAAQLPSEVVLQITELCGATRLGHFGRSQFYIALKLIAIAQSGLPLRVESLNSVKDLPLPRFVVGKNEAEARHAALYQDTDSQGMYPAPGAAVIPRPPGRVHQNKKCPPSSTSHPVHEVIQPLAPSIEPQPEPTSPVVSPHQSPPTSPHSWRKHKRQHSGGNADRQPVVAATGAVWTQFREPQTGPVTGDGMWSSHSPPPPSQESWESTTIRTVASAATTNEIQRQSSSYDDPWKITDEQRQYYINQFKTIQPDLTGFIPGSAAKEFFTKSKLPILELSHIWELSDFDKDGALTLDEFCAAFHLVVARKNGYDLPEKLPESLMPKLIDLDDSAEVPEPTADGGYSASPVEVTPSKSPSMPSLNQAWPEMNQNSEQWETFSERSSSSQTLTQFDSNIAPADPDTAIVHPVPIRMTPSKIHMQEMELKRTGSDHNHPTSPLLVKPPELSEEAKMPASMKFVAANTAADGYSSSDSFTSDQEPITRQRSQSGTSPEALKVVAPPPPPPRPHPSHSRSSSLDMNRTFAATSTTGQPQPSTIAFPPAVPPRPLPTQTSAPLTGHRVEAEAVPGGGAVLTTTSPQQIPQQPNFADFSQFQAFAASEQPSSLPEVDKHSEAGQVEKTSEGAGPLRTVKSDGPADERTSATVNSQTKGSSGPLAPPPKPVRRRLKSEDELRPEDEQHGPQKSSIIAAVLATQPSIPRSVGKDKKAIQASIRRNKETNTVLARLNSELQQQLKDLLEERISLEVQLEQLRPFSHL; this is encoded by the exons ATGGAAAGTCTAACGCTGAGTGATGTCGAGCAGAAATATTATTCGGAATTGTTCGTATACTGCGACACGGACAACACCAAAAAAGTGGCTTCCAATGGGAGAGTTCTTGACCTTTTCCGGGCGGCCCAGCTACCCAGCGAAGTTGTCCTGCAG ATCACAGAGCTATGTGGAGCCACTCGGCTGGGCCACTTCGGACGGAGCCAGTTCTACATTGCTCTGAAGCTTATTGCCATCGCCCAGTCTGGGCTACCCCTAAGGGTGGAAAGCCTCAACTCGG TCAAAGATCTGCCGCTGCCCAGGTTCGTGGTGGGGAAGAACGAAGCCGAAGCGAGACACGCAGCACTGTACCAGGATACAGACAGCCAGGGCATGTACCCAGCTCCTGGAGCTGCAGTAATACCCAGGCCACCAGGCAGGGTTCACCAGAACAAGAAATGTCCCCCTTCATCCACCTCACATCCTGTCCATGAAGTCATCCAACCCCTGGCACCCAGCATAGAACCACAG CCCGAACCGACGTCCCCGGTTGTCTCGCCTCACCAGTCTCCCCCCACCTCCCCTCACTCCTGGAGGAAACACAAGCGACAGCATAGCGGCGGAAACGCAGACAGGCAACCGGTGGTGGCTGCAACTGGAGCTGTGTGGACGCAGTTCAGAGAACCACAGACAG GTCCTGTCACCGGTGATGGCATGTGGTCGTCACACTCGCCGCCTCCTCCAAGTCAGGAAAGTTGG GAAAGCACAACGATACGAACCGTGGCGTCGGCTGCAACAACCAATGAGATCCAGCGACAGTCCAGCAGCTATGATGATCCTTGGAAGATCACAGATGAGCAGAGACAGTATTACATTAACCAGTTTAAAACCATTCAGCCTGACCTCACTGGTTTCATACCTG GGTCAGCGGCAAAAGAGTTCTTCACCAAATCAAAGCTACCGATCTTAGAGTTGTCACATATTTG GGAGCTGTCAGACTTTGATAAAGACGGAGCGCTGACCCTGGACGAGTTCTGCGCGGCCTTTCacctggttgtggccagaaagaATGGCTACGACCTCCCAGAGAAGCTGCCTGAGAGCCTGATGCCAAAGCTGATTGACCTGGATGATTCAGCAG AAGTCCCGGAGCCGACTGCTGATGGTGGGTACTCTGCGTCGCCGGTGGAGGTCACCCCCAGCAAGTCCCCCTCTATGCCTTCACTCAACCAGGCGTGGCCAGAGATGAACCAGAACAGCGAG CAGTGGGAGACGTTTAGCGAGCGCTCCTCCAGCTCACAAACTCTGACCCAATTTGACTCTAACATTGCACCAGCTGACCCT GACACGGCCATCGTCCACCCAGTGCCCATCCGGATGACGCCCAGTAAGATCCACATGcaggagatggagctgaagaggACTGGCAGTG ACCACAATCACCCTACCAGTCCTCTGCTTGTGAAACCTCCAGAGCTCTCTGAAGAAGCCAAAATGCCTGCTTCCATGAAGTTTGTAGCTGCCAACACTGCGG CTGATGGTTACAGCAGTTCAGATTCCTTCACCTCAGACCAGGAACCAATCACCAGGCAAAG GTCTCAGTCGGGTACGTCTCCAGAGGCTCTAAAGGTGGTAGCTCCACCTCCGCCTCCTCCCCGCCCACATCCCTCCCACTCTCGCTCCTCGTCCCTGGACATGAATCGCACCTTCGCAGCCACATCCACTACAGGGCAACCGCAACCCTCTACGATAGCGTTCCCTCCTGCAGTGCCTCCTCGACCACTACCCACACAG ACATCAGCACCACTCACAGGGCACCGTGTGGAAGCTGAAGCTGTACCTGGAGGCGGGGCGGTGCTCACCACAACCTCCCCCCAGCAGATTCCTCAGCAGCCCAACTTCGCAGACTTCAGCCAGTTTCAGGCCTTTGCTGCCTCTGAACAGCCGTCCAGTCTGCCGGAGGTCGACAAACACAGCGAGGCAGGACAG GTGGAGAAAACATCAGAAGGTGCCGGCCCTTTAAGAACAGTCAAGAGTGATGGTCCAGCAGATGAGAGAACTTCAGCTACAGTCAACTCT CAGACCAAGGGCTCATCGGGCCCACTGGCTCCGCCACCAAAACCTGTTCGTCGGAGGTTGAAGTCTGAAGACGAGCTACGACCGGAGGATGAGCAGCACGGTCCGCAGAAATCCAGCATCATAGCTGCCGTCCTGGCCACTCAGCCCTCCATCCCCAG gtCGGTCGGAAAGGACAAAAAGGCAATTCAAGCTTCAATTAGAAGAAACAAGGAGACGAACACGGTCTTGGCGCGACTAAACAGTGAACTACAGCAACAGCTGAAG GACCTGCTTGAGGAGAGGATATCTCTGGAAGTCCAGCTGGAGCAGCTCAGACCTTTCTCCCACCTTTAA